The DNA segment CCCCTGCCTGTGATTTCCACGagtagcacacacacacatacacgaatgcacatacacacacgtggCAACATCCATGGCGTGCACACAGTGACCTgcgaccccccacccccaccccgcAGTGGAACATAATACATTGATATTCAGGACAGCACCGGCAGAAAGCGcaacaaaaaaagtgtaacgTGCTGTGAGGCTGAATAATGCCGAGCTGTGTTCATGAGCTGTGCACAACAGGAGGCCCGAGGAGTCTGCGGTGCAGCTTGATTGTCAAGCCTCAAATCACAACACCACAATCCCTCTGTGTCTGGGAGTTAGACAGTGGAGGAGCACGTAATGAACTGCATACACAAATATAGTCCATATTTTACAAGATAAGTAAATAACCTGGGTGGAAACGAGAAGGTTTAAACCATTTTACAACATTTAAAGGACTGTTCTGTTACTAACACACTTTTGTTGTCCTGTATAGATTCAGTAGCTGCAAACTAGCTGACTTACTGCAAAGATTGTGACCCCTTTGAGTTCTGATGACTCATCTTTTAACACAGCAAGCCAAAAGTTGGTCTGATAATGGTTATTCTCGGTTTATTACCAGTTAATTAAGCTGATAGCCAACAATGTAGACACTGgatcattatcatcattatgAGCTACATGATCagaaaaagatcaaaatgaataaataaaaaatattttaacagaaaatattcatataaataataatacaataacaAATATTCACATAAagaaatataatatttttgcctattaaattataatataaaataatagataaacacataaagaaataaatattttattagaaaaatattCATATTGAATTATAACAAAATACTAAATAGCtacataaaacaatacaaaatgaataaatataatattttttctattttctatgaaattataatattaaataaataaatattttaacaaaaaatatttatattgaattataatataaaataatacacagcataaataaataacaattttaGATTATAAAAAATTGTATTACAGAGAGCTGTGGAATAAATTAAAatcctccttttcctttttcaagAATCAGCAACATTGCGGTGTGGGCTGAAGGCAGAGAGCAACAGCTTTCACCTTCAtcaccccctcctcctcttgcACACACGCTCGCGCACACAGGGGTGGCTCGGGAACGAGCTTCGCATCCAGCGGTCCGGCGACGGAGGGAATATGATCAGTTcagatatgaatgaatgaaaatatgACAGCTTCACACAGACAGCCGGGGAGATGTCTGGAACACCATTTCCGGTTCGGGCTGACCTGTCAGGTGTTACGTGCTGCTCGGTCCACATCTGGAGCAGCAGCGCGCGGTGTGTCTGCGTGTCTGCTCCCAAGAAATGCCATTTCACCTAAGTGATCTTCtgcctgtttttttcttcttctttttttcaactCTCGGATTTTATCTTGTGGGTCGCCTTGAatcgtgtgtgtgcgtgtatatgtgtcggtgcgtgtgtgtgtgtttgcttgagCCAGTGATTGAAGGGCTTTCATGACTTGTGCCCTCAGGACTGTGAAGCCACGAGAACAGGTTGAAAATCGTTCGTTTGGTGCTGATTCGCCCTTTCAGCGTCTCAGTAATTTCACCCCTCAATTAGAAGACCGGTAACCGCGGTGAAAATCTGCTGATCAAACAATGGAAAGACCTTCAGTGCATCAACATAAAGGGTGAGTGTCCCCCCCCCTTCTTTCATGGTTTAATTTTTGCAGAAATGCAACATCAGTGGAAGTAAAGGCGCATTTAAACGCCTCTCAAGCAAAACCCGTTTTATAAACGTGCCAACTGCGATATATCACACATTTACAGacacatatttacaaaaatatctTTTTCACACATCCCCTCTGCTTAGGTCTCCTGTCTGCTCTTGAATGGGCGCATGCCAGAATGAAAGGGCTCATTTGATTGCAACTAAACACTCACAGCCTTTCCTCTAGTGGCTTGGCTGCCATGAATGAAGCAGCTGCACGGTGACTGTACACAGtttaagagaaaataaataGGGATGCCATCTTAAAGACATGTTATTAAGTACCACTGAGGATTTTTCTTAATGGGCTCATGCTTCCCTTTTTTGTTAACGAAGCTTATTTTAGGCCATCTAGAGTGAATTTCCTGTCCATGCAGCTGTTGTACAGATGCTGTTTAGATCCATTATTTTAAACAGAAGTGTAGTTGATTTAGGAAGATTTCAGTGACCAGCTGCCTTCACATGTTATGCAGGTGTCACCAATAGATGACCACTACCTGAGTGCTGCTCACTCGACTTTTTACAATCTGTTCTCATATCTGCATTCTGTAGGTGTAGCAGCACAATGAGGTGACAGATCAAAACTCACTGATTGACAGAGCTGTTCTACATGTGCACACCAGTGCCATTGTAATGAATTCAAAAAGcttattttcctttattttgtgTATCTACAAAAAGATAGAAGATAGAAAGCCAGAGAGCCTGGAGGGGAAACCATGGTCATCGCTGATAGAAACACCGGCACCCCTGTGCCTAAAAAGGAGCCCCAGAAGAAAAGGAAGTCTCGCCCTCATGGCCTGCCCTCTCCGGCACTCTGCTGTGCTTGTGGCCTATGCATCATGCTGGCTGGACTCAACATCACCCTGGTGGGAGCATTTGCCTTCAGCACACTGATGCCTTCTGCCAACCCCCCAATCATCATCGGACCTATCCTGCTGCTGGTGGCCTTTTCCTTTTTCGGAGCGTGTTGTGTGTGCAGTCGACTCCCGCCTCCACACAGCTCACGGAGGTCCAAGGCTGGGGGCAGAGGGGCTGGTTTGATGGGACACGGCGGGCTGGCTGGCGGGGCAGCATTTGAAATAGAGACCAGCGAGCACACGCTGCAGGACACTACAGCTGTGCAGCTGAGCCCCACATCCTCCCCTGCATCATCCCAGGCATCCAGCTCAGAAAAGGAGGCTCCTGATGCTGATGCAGCCCTGCCGGGACCTTGCAAGCTCTTCACCATGGAGACAAACGGCCCGTCTTGTGTTTCTGCCACCGCAGTCTACTCAGcctccgcagcagcaggagggGAGGTGAAGCTCAACCTGCCACGTGAAGAAGTGGTCACCTAGCAGGGCAGAAACTCTTAGTCTATGCTAGCAGTGTAAATATCCTTCTGGGCAGAGGGGCTGCTGGGTGTGATTGTATTCTCTAGTTTACGTACTGCCATATTTCTGGTTGTGAAAAGGTGTCAAAAGTTATGCTTTTATTTAGtcatttttttactttcttgctGTGCCAACTGCTAAATAGCATGCAAGTATTTGTGGATCAAAGGTTTTGGAATTCAAATTCCTACCTCTCTCGTGCCGTTTTCTTACAGGTCTTTGTTTTTAACGTGGGGCATTATGAACTGATTTCATGAAGAAGTCAAAGAGTCTGAAACCTTAAACACTCTTTTTCACTCTTGCTCTGATTAATGGAAACCTCAACTCTCAGCAGTGACTTTAGAGGGCTAACTAACAAAAGACTAAACAAATGATTATTTATTTCTTCTGAAAACTTTACACGTGAAAGGTCAGTAGCTAAACTGGACGGAAACGCATTTAATGACATTTGGCATTTTGTGTGCCATGCTCAGTGCTCAGCTTGTTTTGGGGGCGTAAGCTATTATAGGTCATACATGTGCCAAAGCAATATTCCCTTGAAATTCAAAGGGATTGCACCACACAATAGCCAATTGCAATGTATACACGTGTAACTATATACAGTGTTGTTTGAAGTCATTATTTCTGTAGTTTGATGTAACGAATACCATCATCAATGCTGTGAATattatgtttctctcttttcatctGGCGGTTTATGACATGTTAAACTTTTAATCGAAGGCGACCCCATCAGTTTAAGGTCATGTTGATCAGAGCTTTACTCACACTAGTTCCTAATGCATGATCCAATCGGAGCAAGGATTTCTTTCTCCTCTTACTCAGTGTGCATTTCATTACTTTTTTAGAGTGCTATAAGAGCATCTTTTCTAAATGTGAACAAAGGAATTTCACAGGAGATGTTTTCCTCCTATGGACCTAACATTGACAGCACTGGAAAGCCAAGAAGTTTAGATATTCcaattatataaaatgcatCTGTTCCCCGTCACTGTGATGGCTTCGAGTcagtttaaatctgcctagaaGACGTTCAACCCCTGATTTCCTTTGAAAGGAAAAGTTGCCTTAGACTGAGATATCAGGATCAAACTAATGAGGGCTATAAAAAAAGTGCACAACAGCAGTTTTCTGCAGAAAGCCTTTGTTTGGCTCCAGATTTCTATTCAGCATTGTTAAGAAAGACtcagtgattttgtgtttttttgtgttataaATGCATGCAGGATGTTCTCAGAAGTCTGTATGAGGTAGCAGTTGCATACATACAGACAACAGACactgtttgacattttttttaaaaaaaaaggccagTTGTTTTTCCTTTAGAGTTCGCCTCTGATGCCAAATTAGAGTGTCAAGCTTAATTTTGCATGTTCAGAAAATAGGTTACGGTAATGCAAACACCCTGATGTGAATGATTAatgttgtctgtgtgttttaaattgtgtagcACTTATAGAAaatgtgaaacaaaaaaaaaaaaacatgtaaaggaTATAGAATATTTTTGTCAAGACTCTAATTTAAAGGAACCTAACCCAATGTGATTTCTTCAAAAGGCATAAATAAAAAGGCTCTTTCTGTAAAACATGAGCTTGCTGATTTTGCATGAGTGGCACATTGCCTACCAGAGTAATTGCTGCATTGCATTTAGTGTCATCATGGAAcataattattaattttttttttagggatTTATCACAGAATAAAATTTCAAGAAGGAAGTGAGTGAGCTTATGAGATAACAGTCAATTCTTGTGCCATGACGCCTGTTACCTGTCCCAAGAGGGAGCCCATAAAGAGAAGATTGTAGGAAAACAAGAACACATAAAGTGAAAATGATGTCCTGGTAGTCTGGAAAAaaggaggggggtgggggggtgttaaaaaaatggtaaatggctctttttatatagcgcttttaatagtccctaaggaccccagcTAAAATGACATATGCAGTCATTCACCCATGTTCATATACtaaaaaatatttcaagtttATATTTCTTGTGCAGTCTTCTTCCACTAAAATGACCTGCATTACTGTTAATATACTAATTATAACAattgttttttaagtttatgttttttaagttttatttttcccAGCAGTAGTGCAAAGCCTGAAGACACCCAAATTACACTGATAAAGAACAGGGGCTCAAATCTGCAAGCTTTTGCATTATTTACCATTTTTGTGGTTAAATTCTGTTAGTTGACTAATTGATTGAATAACTGAGCGTTTCAGTCAGGCAGCCTGGCTGAAAATCTGCTGTGAAGAACCAGAAATGTTGCATCTACCCGAACACATTACATCAAGATGGCCTTGAGTGAAGAACTCCATATGAGGTCCATCTGGCTCTTCTGCTAAGTGTTTGCATATGAGCTCAAAGCTGCTACCACTGGAGGTCGCTAGAGCCACATGCATGCGTTTCAGTGAGGTTATGTAAAAGTGGCTGTCATTTTACAACAAACCAAGAGATGTCAGTCGCTCATAACAAGCCTCTCCTGTGGAAATCACACAACCAGTCTTATAGTGGGTTATATTTAAGTGAATTTGAATCCACATAAAAATTACTGGCATTCAAAGATCAGTAGAGGAAGCTGTCACAAATGTCTGCAGTCTCCATCATATTCCTAGAAAGAGTGTGAAAACGTGACAAGAAACTGTGTTTGGTAATCTCAGCTGATAATGACCTCTAATCAGGGTAGCAGACCATCGTTTTGACCCCCCCCATGAGGGTGATCAAGCTGTTTTGTACACACAGGATGATCAAGGCACAAATCTGGGGTGCTCTACTTTCCGTGGAAGCTCACAGATGACAAAATGGACCCAGAATGTTTTCCTCATTCCTCATTCCTCCTCAAGCTACCGACTCAGTACCTCTGCTAAATTCCTGATACAGTGAGTCTTGGGTTGGCAGCACCACTAATGAAACCCTAAAGGGATTTTGAGGCATTAGTATAtagtgaaaatataaaaatcttGTTATACTTTGGTTTTCTAATAAATGCATTTCGAATGATGCCTGATGCACTGACACATACGTTTACAGTGACAGTGAGGTAAAGTGCTGGAAAGAGTTTAAAGCAGCAGATGGTCGGTTGAGGCTGGTCACAGTTACTGGATGAACCAGACGAGGACGTCGGCCAAGACGCCGTGTCAGTCATGCATCGAATGCGTATAATGGGATTCTGTGATTAAACCTGCAGCAGAACAGTTGGTATAttggaaaaacatgaaaaccacTCCAGGTTTATGTTGTCCCAAACATTTCCCTTGGGCCTCTGTCAAACATGTTCCCAGCATCTTCTGCCTTGTAGgaatattcacatttttatgGCCTGTGGGGGCAAAGTTCAGGAATAGGACGGTCATGTTAACTGCACTAGTTCAGCTTACAtgccatgaaaaaaaacaaatggatATCGCCCTTTGACCCTTGAACTCACCCGTGTCCACATAGACTGcttttaaagtcatttttatAGTGATTAAAGCTGTGATTTCCTCAACATAGTCAATGTCCACTGTAATATGGGGAGGCTATAAAAAGCGGATCACTTTCGTTTGGGGTTTTCACCAGCCAGATAGTGGTTTTACAGCTCCACAGTCCAAGAAAGAAGGCTTCCTTATTGCTGAAATCAAGATATAATTCTTGGACAGATTTTGCATCAGTGCTTCGTACCAGATTAGGGGTAATGATAAACGCCCTTAGCAGACACACTGCCTCAGCCTGTGACCtggatttctttcttcttttttttttcatcctgcATGTGTACCTTGTGACTGCTGATTTTTGCTATATCAGAATAAAGCAGTATGTCTAAAGTCTGTCAGAAAGCTGAAGTGAAAGAACATTCAAAGAAGCAGAGGCACGCGATAAACAAGTGGTAGTAAATGTTGACACATTGTGAAACATTGCTTTGTTTGCACGTTACATCAACTGTGATAAACTGTGAGAACACGTCCACTGCCAGCTGCTTTCTTTCAGCACCGCTGTGTGTTGGTATGTTAGATATTAAGAGTGCACAGTTAAAAGATTGTAACTGTTTCTCCCCACAAACATCAACCTGACCAGTATTGATTGTTAGTGATGCTAAGATGAGGCAGGACTGCTGAGCATACACAGCTGACCTCAGACGAagccttcctcttcttcctcatcaTGACAAGATGCGGCACAACGACAAAACAGCTTTTGCACACACTCGTGCTCACACCTGCAAAACACAAGCGTCCCATCCGCTCCAAACCGGAGCGTGGCGGATCCTGATGCAGTGCTCGTGTGCCCCCGCGTGGATGTGCTTGTGCACGGGAAGGCTCTCAGTTGAATGAGTCGGCAGAGGAGAGGGAAAGGAGGGTGTAATCAAGCTGAAAAGATTAGGGGAAGACGAGCTGCTGAGGATCTATGAGAACAGACATCGGTTATATAACCCTAACCCAGTTCGCTCCGCTTCCAAAAGACAGACAGggagggaggagaaggaggatggAGGAGCTGGGTGAATCCTTGTGTTTAGACTAAAATGAACCAGGAGGGTGGTTATTTTCATAAGGATGAAAATGGGTGTTGAATTCTTATTATTCTCCATGTCAATAATGATATCACAGACTGCTCTTTCAGAATATAAAGCAATCAGGTTTAATGCAGGAGAAAATGATGACTTTTGCTGCTGTGTGGCCAACTTCAAAGGTTCAGTTAGTCCTTTGCTGCACTTGTGAAAATACCACAGCCCTTGTGCAACCTTGCAAGTGAAGTGTTTACTGAAGATTGTGCACTGAGTACCTTTCAACATGTGATTTAACGTGAAAACATATCAAAGTTGACTTTATTCTCTGTGCTGATAGGATAAGGTTGTTTTGGTTCTCCAAGTGCATTGTATGGGCGGGCCTCGTGACTGCCTGGCTGGTTCAGTTGGCCTCTAAATGGGAATAGTCCGAGGGCGACGCGGAGAAGAAAGCGACTCACAGATCAGGGGGCAAAGATACAACAGATTTTCATCAAAACTGACGAGGGTCCTAATAGTAATGCCGCAGTGTTCTGCATACCAATGACCCTGACAATGGCTCCCTTGCTGTTCTTAACTCCTCCATTCACCCCCCAGTAAATGGCAGCATATTCAAGTGGCTGGGGCTGTTACGTAACCTGGCTTTTCACAAATCTACGTGGGCCCTGGCAAAAAGGAAACGTACACAGTAGTAGGAGCACAGCGCAGTACTGGgaagaagaacaaaacaaagcacagcAACTCTAGTGACGAGCAGAACGCGTGTGAAAAGCATCAGCGCAGAAGCAGTCAAATCAATCACTCTCTCCTATATCCAGCCATTAACAAAGCCAATCAATGCTGCTTTCACTTGCTTCAGTAATGCTTGGCTGCTATGCACACAGCGTGGACAGCTTCTCTTTACCTCCGGTGTGGGTCTTTGACCTGTTCTGTGAATGTTATCCTTTTGCATGTGATCGACTGTTTAACCAAGCAGATCAATAGACAAACTGAAAATAGAACAGTGCTGTGTGCCTCTGTGTGTATACTAATATTTAAGGCAGATTACTCTGCAAATATTGAACTCATGGGTCATGCAAGTCAAAATAGCACACTGTGGTGATACTCATGTGCTTTCTAGAGTTCTTTGAGCACTACACCCCCGGTGTCTCGTGAGAATACAGTCTGTGTTTAAGGATTATGTTTAATGAGACAGCTAACATGCTCTGGTTACAGAACAGAATGGGCCAAGTGAATACTGTATTGGGATGTCCTGGGGTGCAAAAAAATGGCTGGTAAACAACATGTGGTACCGCTTGTTTCCAGCAGAGGCCcctcttttttaaagaaatgcagACGATGAAAAACACCACTCTCCCCAGCAGACTGCTTCAGACCGGTT comes from the Oreochromis aureus strain Israel breed Guangdong linkage group 18, ZZ_aureus, whole genome shotgun sequence genome and includes:
- the LOC116316975 gene encoding transmembrane protein 275, which gives rise to MVIADRNTGTPVPKKEPQKKRKSRPHGLPSPALCCACGLCIMLAGLNITLVGAFAFSTLMPSANPPIIIGPILLLVAFSFFGACCVCSRLPPPHSSRRSKAGGRGAGLMGHGGLAGGAAFEIETSEHTLQDTTAVQLSPTSSPASSQASSSEKEAPDADAALPGPCKLFTMETNGPSCVSATAVYSASAAAGGEVKLNLPREEVVT